The Bacillus sp. BGMRC 2118 genome window below encodes:
- the fusA gene encoding elongation factor G: MAREFSLENTRNIGIMAHIDAGKTTTTERVLYYTGRIHKIGETHEGASQMDWMEQEQERGITITSAATTAQWKGHRVNIIDTPGHVDFTVEVERSLRVLDGAVAVLDAQSGVEPQTETVWRQATTYGVPRVVFVNKMDKIGADFLYSVGTIHDRLQANAAPIQLPIGAEDQFSAIIDLVEMNATFYGNDLGTDIEVREIPEEHLELANEYREKLIEAVAELDEDLMERYLGGEEISNEELKAAIRKGVVNVEFFPVICGSAFKNKGVQKMLDAVIDYLPSPLDVPAIKGTLPDSDEEVTRPSSDSEPFSALAFKVMTDPYVGKLTFFRVYSGTLSSGSYVQNSTKGKRERIGRILQMHANSREEISMVYAGDIAAAVGLKDTTTGDTLCDEKALVILESMNFPEPVIQLSVEPKSKADQDKMTTALQKLQEEDPTFRAHTDQETGQTIIAGMGELHLDIIVDRMRREFKVEANVGAPQVAYRETFRGSASVEGKFARQSGGRGQYGHVWIEFSPNEEGKGFEFENGIVGGTVPREYVPAVQAGLEDALQNGVLAGFPLVDIKARLFDGSYHDVDSSEMAFKIAASMALKNAASKCSPVVLEPIMRVEVVIPEEYMGDIMGGITARRGRVEGMEARGNAQVVRAMVPLSEMFGYATALRSNTQGRGVFTMHFDHYEDVPKSVQEEIIKKNKGE; the protein is encoded by the coding sequence ATGGCAAGAGAGTTCTCCTTAGAAAATACTCGTAATATTGGTATCATGGCTCACATTGATGCTGGTAAAACAACTACTACAGAACGTGTCCTTTATTACACTGGTCGTATACATAAGATTGGTGAAACACATGAAGGTGCGTCTCAAATGGACTGGATGGAGCAAGAACAAGAACGTGGTATTACAATCACATCTGCTGCTACAACAGCACAGTGGAAAGGTCACCGCGTTAACATTATTGATACTCCAGGACACGTAGACTTTACTGTAGAAGTAGAACGTTCACTTCGTGTACTAGATGGCGCAGTAGCTGTACTAGATGCGCAATCAGGAGTTGAACCACAAACAGAAACAGTTTGGCGTCAAGCTACAACATACGGAGTACCACGTGTTGTATTCGTAAACAAAATGGACAAAATCGGTGCTGACTTCTTATATTCTGTTGGAACAATTCATGACCGTCTTCAAGCTAATGCTGCTCCAATTCAATTACCAATTGGTGCAGAAGATCAATTTTCTGCAATCATTGACCTTGTAGAAATGAATGCAACTTTCTACGGCAATGACCTAGGAACTGACATTGAAGTTCGTGAAATTCCTGAAGAACACTTGGAATTAGCAAATGAATACCGCGAAAAGTTAATTGAAGCAGTTGCAGAACTTGATGAAGATTTAATGGAAAGATACCTTGGTGGAGAAGAAATCTCTAACGAAGAGCTAAAAGCTGCAATTCGTAAAGGTGTTGTAAACGTTGAGTTCTTCCCAGTAATCTGTGGATCTGCATTCAAGAACAAAGGTGTTCAAAAAATGTTAGATGCAGTAATCGACTACCTACCATCTCCATTAGATGTACCAGCTATTAAAGGTACTCTACCGGATTCGGATGAAGAAGTAACTCGTCCTTCAAGCGACTCTGAGCCGTTCTCAGCTCTAGCGTTTAAGGTAATGACTGACCCTTATGTTGGTAAGTTAACGTTCTTCCGTGTGTACTCAGGTACATTAAGCTCAGGATCATACGTACAAAACTCAACAAAAGGTAAGCGTGAGCGTATCGGTCGTATCTTGCAAATGCATGCAAATAGCCGTGAAGAAATCTCAATGGTTTATGCAGGTGATATTGCTGCAGCTGTAGGTTTAAAAGATACAACTACTGGTGATACACTATGTGATGAAAAAGCACTAGTTATCCTAGAATCAATGAACTTCCCAGAGCCAGTAATTCAGTTATCAGTTGAGCCGAAGTCAAAAGCTGACCAAGACAAGATGACTACTGCCCTGCAAAAGCTTCAAGAAGAAGATCCAACGTTCAGAGCACACACTGACCAAGAAACAGGTCAAACAATTATCGCTGGTATGGGTGAACTTCACTTAGATATCATCGTTGATCGTATGAGACGTGAATTCAAGGTTGAAGCTAACGTTGGTGCTCCACAGGTTGCATACCGTGAAACTTTCCGTGGTTCTGCTTCTGTAGAAGGTAAGTTTGCACGTCAATCTGGTGGTCGTGGACAATACGGACACGTTTGGATTGAATTCTCACCAAACGAAGAAGGAAAAGGCTTTGAATTTGAAAATGGTATTGTCGGTGGTACTGTTCCTCGTGAATACGTTCCAGCTGTTCAAGCAGGTCTAGAAGATGCACTGCAAAACGGTGTATTAGCTGGCTTCCCATTAGTAGATATTAAAGCTAGATTATTTGATGGTTCTTACCATGATGTTGACTCTTCAGAAATGGCATTTAAAATTGCTGCTTCTATGGCACTTAAGAACGCGGCTTCAAAATGTAGCCCTGTAGTTCTTGAGCCTATTATGAGAGTCGAAGTTGTAATTCCAGAAGAATATATGGGAGATATCATGGGTGGTATCACTGCTCGTCGTGGACGTGTAGAAGGTATGGAAGCTCGTGGTAATGCTCAAGTAGTACGTGCAATGGTTCCACTATCTGAAATGTTCGGATATGCAACTGCACTACGTTCTAACACTCAAGGTCGTGGTGTGTTCACAATGCACTTCGATCACTATGAAGATGTTCCAAAGAGTGTACAAGAAGAAATTATCAAAAAAAATAAAGGTGAATAA
- the rpsG gene encoding 30S ribosomal protein S7, with translation MPRKGPVAKRDVLPDPIYKSKLVTRLINRMMIDGKRGKSQAILYKAFELVQERSGKEPMEVFEQAMKNVMPVLEVKARRVGGANYQVPIEVRPDRRTTLGLRYLVNYSRLRGEKTMEERLANEILDAANNTGASVKKREDMHKMAEANKAFAHYRW, from the coding sequence ATGCCACGTAAAGGTCCTGTTGCAAAAAGAGACGTTTTACCAGATCCGATTTACAAATCAAAGCTTGTAACTCGTTTAATCAACCGCATGATGATTGATGGTAAGAGAGGTAAATCTCAAGCTATCCTTTATAAAGCTTTCGAACTAGTTCAAGAACGTTCTGGTAAGGAGCCTATGGAAGTATTCGAGCAAGCAATGAAAAATGTTATGCCAGTTCTAGAAGTAAAAGCACGTCGTGTTGGTGGAGCAAACTACCAAGTACCAATCGAGGTACGTCCAGACCGTCGTACAACTTTAGGTCTTCGCTACCTAGTTAACTATTCTCGTCTTCGTGGAGAAAAGACTATGGAAGAGCGTTTAGCTAATGAAATTCTAGATGCTGCAAATAACACTGGTGCTTCAGTTAAGAAGCGCGAAGATATGCACAAAATGGCAGAAGCTAACAAAGCATTTGCTCACTACCGTTGGTAG
- a CDS encoding 30S ribosomal protein S12, which produces MPTINQLVRKGRESKIEKSKSPALNKGYNSFKKVQTNVSSPQKRGVCTRVGTMTPKKPNSALRKYARVRLTNGIEVTAYIPGIGHNLQEHSVVLIRGGRVKDLPGVRYHIVRGALDTAGVDKRMQGRSKYGTKRPKAAKK; this is translated from the coding sequence ATGCCAACTATTAACCAATTAGTTCGTAAAGGACGCGAGAGCAAGATTGAAAAATCTAAGTCTCCTGCACTAAATAAAGGTTATAACAGCTTCAAGAAGGTACAAACTAACGTATCTTCACCACAAAAACGTGGAGTTTGTACTCGTGTAGGTACAATGACACCAAAGAAGCCAAACTCAGCATTACGTAAATATGCTCGTGTACGTTTAACTAACGGAATCGAGGTAACTGCGTACATTCCAGGGATTGGTCACAACCTACAAGAACACAGTGTAGTACTTATTCGTGGAGGTCGTGTAAAAGACTTACCAGGGGTACGTTATCACATCGTTCGTGGTGCGCTTGACACTGCTGGTGTAGACAAGCGTATGCAAGGTCGTTCTAAGTACGGAACAAAGAGACCAAAAGCAGCAAAGAAATAA
- a CDS encoding 50S ribosomal protein L7ae-like protein — protein sequence MSYEKVSQAYHVIVGTKQAIKALKNGEVKEVVVAEDADQRVIVKLIETAAELHVPVTKVDSMKKLGKACGIEVGAAAVAITN from the coding sequence ATGTCTTATGAAAAAGTGTCACAGGCTTATCATGTGATTGTAGGAACAAAGCAAGCCATTAAAGCCCTGAAAAACGGTGAAGTAAAAGAGGTTGTAGTTGCAGAGGATGCTGATCAACGTGTAATTGTTAAGTTGATAGAAACAGCTGCTGAACTACATGTACCTGTTACTAAAGTTGATTCAATGAAGAAGCTTGGAAAAGCTTGTGGAATTGAAGTGGGCGCTGCCGCAGTAGCGATTACTAATTAA